The DNA window AGACCTTTATAACGATGTCAGTTAACCATGATATGTAACTTTTCATGTGTGTGCAATCTACTGATTTATAAAATGGTATTATAAACACATGAGGTTTCCGATGTACAAAACCTAGGGCCCACATTACGTTCCTATTTCTGGCGTCTAATTGCATCACCGTGATTCCCTACTATTTAAACAATATCAGATCGATTAACACCATGGTGCAATTGGCAAAGCGGCACATGTCTGGAGCTGTACTTAACTACTTAATCGCGTGAATACAAATTTTTTACTACTGACGAAGAACTAACTTGATGGGGTTGATCCGTGAGATGCAACCATGTACAGTCACATGAACAGGGCACATGGGTGATTCATCAATATTCTGAACTTTATTGCTGTTTCTTTGACTTCTTGTTGAAAGTGGATGTGAAGCTCGTCATATTGTTTGTTGCTTAGGAAGCTCCTCCCGTATATAGCTCTCAATCAGGCGCAGCCTTGACATTGTATGACGGTTCTTTGTTTCTGCACTATACTAATTCGAGCATCATATAGCTAGGCTAAGGCTCCTTACATGCTTTTTCCATTCATGTTGCTAATTAACAGTGTCACACGCAGACATCTCTCAATTTCGTACTAGTGCAGTTCTGTTGCAGGATCTCCTGAAGATTGATCGCAACAATGGCACGAGGGCCGATGGATTTGTGGAACCAGTGGGCGACCCAGATCCTGGTGCTCTTGAGCCTCACGTTGCAGGTTATCCTCCACATCTTCGCCGGGGTACGCCGGCGCGAAGCTACGCCGGTGGAGAGGTTCATCCTCTGGCTGGCGTACCAGCTGGCCGACTCGACCGCAATATACGCCGTCGGTAATCTTTCCCTGAGCAGCACCGCACGAGAACACAACCTGGTTGCGTTCTGGGCACCATTCCTCCTGCTGCACCTTGGCGGCCCAGACAACATCACCGCCTACTCCCTCGAGGACAACAAGCTCTGGAAGCGTCACCTCGTGACTCTTGTCGTGCAGGTCCTCGGAGTAGGGTATGTCCTCTACAAGAACATCGCCGGCAACGGGATGATGATCGTGGTGGCTGCCATCCTGATGTCCGTGGTAGGCACCGCCAAGTACGGGGAGAGGACGTACGCGCTTTGGTGGTCCAACTTCGGCACCATCGGGAACTACCTCAAGCTTGTACAGCGTGACAAGCACCAGCATTTCTATATCAAGTATGAGCATTCTCGCCACCTTGGTGACAATCATGGTTCCAATGATGAGTTGCTTTTGCATCGAGCTCACTCCTTGTTCCATGTCTGCAAGCGTGGGATAGTTGATTCTGTGATCatcaatgatgatgatgattcagaTAATCCTGACAGTAAAGTAATTGGGGACCTTCTTATGCAAGATAAAGATCACAAGAGCATGTGGACAGTGATGGAGATGGAGCTCTCCCTCATGTATGACATCTTGTACACCAAGGCATATGTGATTCACACTAGCTTAGGATACATCATCCGCATCATGGCGCCGATCACCATCATTGCCTCACTCTTACTGTTTCATTTCAGTGGCAAAGGTGGCCACAACCGAATCGATGTCATGATCACATATGTCTTGTTGGGCGGCACTCTCGTCCTAGAGACGAGGTCGCTGCTGAGATCACTTTGGTCTACTTGGGGGCTAGTGTTCCTCTGCGACACACGCTGGAGCTGGCTTCGACATGTAGCTCTCTGCAGCGGAAGATGGCATCGGCTTCGGTACACAGTTCTCTCTTTCCGCAGAGCAATCAAGATTGTTTTTTCAAGAAATTCAAGGAGGTGGTCGGGAAGGATGGGGCAGTACAACATGCTGCACTCATGCTATCATAAGATCACCGAAGCGACAACAAGTCACCATTGGTTCAAGACGCTCAACAATTTGTCCACTCTGGTGGGCTTCGCTGACTGGTTGGATATGCAGCATTGCTCGTCAAATCTCGAAATTCCAGACAAGGTCAAGACAACTTTGCAAGATATGCATGAGAGATTTGCACCAAATGATTTGAACACTATGGGCTTATTGAGGCATAACTGGGGGATGCTGGCAATGGGTGAGGACATGGGCAGCGGGACTCGCCCTGAGCAGTTCAAGAACCTGAAGAGGTTTCATGGTGTTGACTTCCATGAGAGCATCCTTATTTGGCACATCGCCACAGACTTATTCCTCGCTAAAATAGGGAAGGAAGGACCAACTGTGGAGGCAATCAGGGCGATGTCCAACTATATGATGTTCCTCTTTGTGGATCGCCCAGAAATGCTACCGGGACTCCCACATAAATGGCTGTACgagatgacaaaaaaaaacataatcgAATCATGCAGAGCATCTAATGGTTTCACTAATGAAGT is part of the Oryza glaberrima chromosome 4, OglaRS2, whole genome shotgun sequence genome and encodes:
- the LOC127770189 gene encoding uncharacterized protein LOC127770189 — protein: MARGPMDLWNQWATQILVLLSLTLQVILHIFAGVRRREATPVERFILWLAYQLADSTAIYAVGNLSLSSTAREHNLVAFWAPFLLLHLGGPDNITAYSLEDNKLWKRHLVTLVVQVLGVGYVLYKNIAGNGMMIVVAAILMSVVGTAKYGERTYALWWSNFGTIGNYLKLVQRDKHQHFYIKYEHSRHLGDNHGSNDELLLHRAHSLFHVCKRGIVDSVIINDDDDSDNPDSKVIGDLLMQDKDHKSMWTVMEMELSLMYDILYTKAYVIHTSLGYIIRIMAPITIIASLLLFHFSGKGGHNRIDVMITYVLLGGTLVLETRSLLRSLWSTWGLVFLCDTRWSWLRHVALCSGRWHRLRYTVLSFRRAIKIVFSRNSRRWSGRMGQYNMLHSCYHKITEATTSHHWFKTLNNLSTLVGFADWLDMQHCSSNLEIPDKVKTTLQDMHERFAPNDLNTMGLLRHNWGMLAMGEDMGSGTRPEQFKNLKRFHGVDFHESILIWHIATDLFLAKIGKEGPTVEAIRAMSNYMMFLFVDRPEMLPGLPHKWLYEMTKKNIIESCRASNGFTNEVKHGGQRSLRLKQTEQVAGKLLNIDKREVQPGPKVPRLRYARIVADTLYKWKDEDPIDVLFDLWIDFLMYAANRCNRESHAKKLNAGGEFLTIVWLMIEHFQQLAKAKKEHGNE